Proteins found in one Bremerella volcania genomic segment:
- a CDS encoding LamG-like jellyroll fold domain-containing protein: MSNEPSKPTDELIERYFLDPQSLSDAEQATLVRALQEDPSVRSRFRVAAFIDAELRFESSGEEASPSSIAPSSTFGDAWPKWILAIAASLLIIGILGYFNRPTGPQQSQEPIAEKQTPPTEPEAVTVIARLDVGHNQRFEEGFAPNGSEFLKGEYHLSEGEVTLTFQNGVAVSLESPARFSIIDPMRVQLDHGRARAIVPESGHGFVIETSTMVIEDLGTEFGVVVDDEQNQELHVFAGEVRLHEKDLPPELLTENSALAWGTNTKRRSITPDDQAFATSMSIGYKRWLDHSLKLRQDPATLFYFDFETDSRTSSEVINRATTGIVDNGQLTSGIWATGRWPEKGAMLFENTGDRVELNIPGKYNQITIMGWVQINRYDFALQTVFNSIDYSPGQHHWNLTRGGSLRMGLSSQYDLTSTETLPRNLWTHVAAQVDAEAKQSVYYINGKEVGRKNWNQSIPIRYGPSSIGAWGHTNRAGEVVYSRDLRGRIDEIALFSRVLSADEIREAYEAGSNFQ, from the coding sequence ATGAGCAACGAACCGTCCAAACCGACCGATGAATTGATCGAGCGTTACTTCCTCGATCCACAGTCCTTATCCGATGCCGAGCAAGCGACACTCGTTCGCGCACTGCAGGAAGACCCCAGCGTGCGCAGTCGTTTTCGCGTTGCCGCATTCATCGATGCGGAACTGCGATTCGAGTCGAGCGGCGAAGAGGCTTCCCCGTCATCGATCGCACCTTCATCAACTTTCGGAGATGCCTGGCCGAAGTGGATTCTCGCGATCGCAGCTTCCCTGTTAATCATTGGCATCTTGGGTTATTTCAATCGGCCAACCGGCCCACAGCAATCCCAAGAGCCGATTGCCGAGAAGCAAACTCCACCAACCGAACCGGAAGCGGTCACCGTAATCGCTCGACTCGACGTCGGACATAATCAGCGGTTCGAAGAAGGCTTTGCCCCAAATGGCAGCGAATTCCTGAAGGGCGAATACCACTTGAGCGAAGGGGAAGTCACGCTGACGTTCCAAAACGGCGTGGCTGTCTCGCTCGAGAGTCCGGCTCGCTTTTCGATCATCGACCCCATGCGCGTGCAACTCGATCATGGACGTGCTCGCGCCATCGTGCCGGAGTCGGGGCATGGGTTTGTTATCGAGACGTCCACGATGGTCATCGAAGACCTAGGTACCGAGTTCGGCGTGGTCGTCGATGACGAGCAAAACCAGGAACTCCATGTCTTTGCCGGAGAAGTACGTCTTCACGAGAAGGACTTGCCGCCAGAACTCCTGACTGAAAACTCGGCACTTGCCTGGGGTACCAACACCAAGCGTCGCTCGATCACTCCCGACGATCAGGCCTTTGCCACCAGTATGTCGATAGGCTACAAGCGGTGGCTCGACCACAGCTTGAAGCTGCGACAAGATCCGGCCACTCTGTTCTACTTCGACTTCGAAACCGACTCGCGCACAAGTTCAGAAGTCATCAATCGAGCTACGACTGGTATCGTCGACAATGGTCAACTTACCAGCGGTATCTGGGCGACTGGCCGTTGGCCGGAGAAAGGCGCGATGCTCTTCGAGAACACGGGAGATCGCGTCGAACTCAATATCCCTGGCAAGTACAACCAGATCACCATCATGGGCTGGGTGCAAATCAACCGGTATGACTTCGCCTTGCAAACCGTGTTCAACTCGATCGACTATTCACCCGGCCAGCATCACTGGAACCTGACGCGCGGTGGCTCTCTGCGAATGGGTCTCTCCAGCCAATACGACCTGACGAGCACCGAAACGCTTCCTCGCAATCTTTGGACGCACGTTGCCGCTCAGGTTGATGCGGAAGCAAAGCAGTCGGTGTATTACATCAACGGTAAAGAAGTTGGCCGAAAGAACTGGAACCAATCAATCCCTATCCGATATGGTCCAAGCTCCATCGGGGCCTGGGGACATACCAACCGTGCCGGTGAGGTCGTGTACAGCCGCGACCTGCGAGGCCGCATCGACGAAATCGCTCTGTTCAGTCGCGTTCTGTCGGCTGACGAGATTCGTGAGGCCTACGAGGCTGGAAGTAACTTTCAATAG